Proteins encoded in a region of the Bubalus bubalis isolate 160015118507 breed Murrah chromosome 9, NDDB_SH_1, whole genome shotgun sequence genome:
- the LOC102410162 gene encoding prostaglandin E2 omega-hydroxylase CYP4F21-like translates to MIHLMMKGPPAHHHCLFLHPQDSPCTPFDHRLLELSMSWLGLGLVAASPWLLLLVVGASWLLAHILAWTYTFYNNCRCLQCFPQPPKLNWFFAHPYLIQSWEEGLLYTQGLASTYGEVCCSWGVGGWHVVICIFHPTAPAAVAPKNMNFYNFLKPWLGDGLLLSAGDKWSGHRRMLTPAFHFNILKPYMKIFTKSTDIMHTKWERLVTQGHTRLDMFEHVSLLTLDSLQKCVFSFDSNCQEKPSEYITTILELCELVAKQNKQIFLHTDFLYFLTPDGRRFCRACRLVHDFTDSIIQERRCTLPNENIDDFLKAKAKAKTKTLDFIDVLLLTKDEDGKGLSDEDIRAEADTFMFEGHDTTASGLSWILYNLAKHPEYQERCRQEVQELLRDRESKEIEWDDLAHLPFLTMCIKESLWLHPPVAFNSRCCTQDTVLPDGRVIPKGVVCRIDIFGTHHNPSVWPDPEVYDPFRFDPENIKGKSPLAFIPFSAGPRNCIGQTFAMTEMKVVLALTLLRFAFRPDKEEPRRKPELILRAEDGLWLQVELLSAGPQ, encoded by the exons ATGATCCACCTGATGATGAAAGGACCTCCAG CTCACCATCACTGCCTCTTCCTTCATCCTCAGGATTCACCCTGCACCCCATTCGACCACAGGTTGCTGGAGCTGAGCATGTCCTGGCTGGGGCTCGGGCTGGTGGCAGCCTCcccgtggctgctgctgctggtggtcgGGGCCTCCTGGCTCCTGGCCCACATCCTGGCCTGGACCTACACCTTCTACAACAACTGTCGCTGCCTCCAGTGTTTTCCGCAGCCCCCAAAACTGAATTGGTTCTTCGCTCACCCGTACCTG ATTCAGAGCTGGGAGGAAGGTCTCCTGTACACACAGGGCCTGGCCAGCACCTATGGGGAAGTGTGCTGCTCGTGGGGCGTGGGGGGCTGGCATGTGGTCATCTGCATCTTCCACCCCACTGCTCCAG CTGCTGTCGCACCCAAGAACATGAATTTCTACAACTTTCTGAAGCCCTGGCTGG GGGATGGGCTCCTGCTGAGTGCTGGTGACAAGTGGAGCGGGCACCGCCGCATGCTGACACCTGCCTTCCACTTCAACATCCTGAAGCCCTATATGAAGATTTTCACCAAGAGCACAGACATCATGCAC ACCAAGTGGGAGCGCCTGGTCACCCAAGGCCACACCCGTCTGGACATGTTTGAACATGTCAGCCTCCTGACCCTGGACAGTCTGCAGAAATGTGTCTTCAGTTTTGACAGCAATTGCCAGGA GAAGCCCAGTGAATATATCACCACCATCTTGGAGCTCTGTGAGCTTGTGGCAAAGCAGAACAAGCAGATCTTCCTGCACACCGACTTCCTGTACTTCCTCACCCCGGATGGGCGGCGCTTCTGCAGGGCCTGCCGCCTGGTGCACGACTTTACAGATTCCATCATCCAGGAGCGGCGCTGCACTCTCCCCAATGAGAATATTGATGACTTCCTTAAGGCCAAGGCCAAGGCGAAGACCAAGACTTTGGACTTCATTGATGTGCTTCTGCTGACCAAG GATGAAGATGGGAAGGGATTGTCAGACGAAGACATCCGGGCTGAAGCTGACACCTTTATGTTTGAGG GCCATGATACTACAGCCAGTGGCCTCTCCTGGATTCTGTACAACCTTGCAAAGCACCCAGAATACCAGGAGCGCTGCCGGCAGGAGGTGCAAGAGCTCCTGAGGGACCGTGAGTCTAAAGAGATTGAATG GGACGACCTGGCCCATTTGCCCTTCCTGACCATGTGCATCAAGGAGAGTCTGTGGTTGCACCCTCCAGTCGCGTTCAACTCTCGCTGCTGTACCCAGGACACTGTGCTCCCAGACGGCCGGGTCATCCCCAAAG GTGTTGTCTGCCGCATTGATATTTTCGGGACCCACCACAACCCATCTGTGTGGCCAGACCCTGAG GTCTATGACCCCTTCCGCTTCGACCCAGAAAACATCAAAGGGAAGTCACCTCTGGCTTTTATTCCCTTCTCAGCAGGTCCCAG GAATTGCATTGGACAGACGTTTGCCATGACTGAGATGAAGGTGGTCCTCGCTCTCACCCTGCTGCGCTTCGCTTTTCGGCCAGACAAGGAGGAGCCACGCAGGAAGCCGGAGCTGATTCTGCGCGCGGAGGATGGACTTTGGCTTCAGGTGGAGCTGCTGAGCGCAGGCCCTCAGTGA